The following are from one region of the Achromobacter xylosoxidans genome:
- a CDS encoding heavy metal sensor histidine kinase produces the protein MPGQRPKSLHRWLSRWLAIQTFIALGLVCVAVYYATNLNLASRQEALLQQKVEVVRHLVEENAASQDSTRLRHKLSDFFYGRPDFSLVLEIDGEKVYYGSPIAGDNDFTHERRIAFTLPFPGGPGDAMNAELVLDISSDILLRKALAWTLFACALAGAIVVAAVGTLLVRRGLAPLDALGKQAAQLSPDRIGERLDESGQPCEIRPLVRQFNAVLQRLERAYVQMEGFNADVAHEMRTPLATLIGETELALSTRPSPQALRETLGSNLEELQRLSSIVNDMLFLSQADRGAQARGSWQASLAAIVQEVTQYHEAEALDAGVDIAVVGDASAQVDRTLFQRAVSNLVSNAVRYAAPDSVIEVEIKPGSAGEILISVRNAGEPIPEEHLPRLFYRFYRSDSAREFDANHHGLGLAIVAAIARMHGGRSYARSANRTTTIGFSIAAADITET, from the coding sequence CGATCCAGACCTTCATTGCGCTCGGCCTGGTATGCGTGGCGGTCTATTACGCGACCAACCTCAACCTGGCCAGCCGCCAGGAAGCGCTGCTGCAGCAGAAGGTCGAAGTCGTACGGCACCTGGTCGAGGAAAACGCCGCCAGCCAGGACTCCACCCGCCTGCGCCACAAGCTCAGCGACTTCTTCTATGGCCGCCCCGACTTCTCGCTGGTGCTGGAGATCGACGGCGAAAAGGTCTATTACGGCAGCCCCATCGCCGGCGACAACGACTTCACGCATGAGCGACGCATCGCCTTCACGCTGCCCTTCCCCGGCGGGCCCGGCGACGCCATGAACGCCGAGCTGGTGCTGGACATCTCCAGCGATATCCTCCTGCGCAAGGCGCTGGCCTGGACCCTGTTCGCCTGCGCCCTGGCCGGCGCCATCGTCGTGGCGGCGGTCGGAACCCTGCTGGTGCGCAGAGGACTGGCGCCACTGGATGCACTGGGCAAGCAGGCCGCGCAACTGTCTCCAGACCGCATCGGCGAACGGCTGGACGAAAGCGGCCAACCCTGCGAGATCCGGCCCCTGGTGCGCCAGTTCAACGCGGTGCTGCAGCGGCTGGAGCGCGCCTACGTGCAGATGGAGGGATTCAACGCCGACGTAGCCCACGAGATGCGCACGCCGCTGGCAACGCTGATCGGCGAGACCGAGCTGGCGCTGAGCACGCGCCCGTCGCCGCAGGCCTTGCGCGAAACATTGGGTTCCAACCTGGAAGAACTGCAGCGCCTCTCCAGCATCGTCAACGACATGCTGTTCCTGTCGCAGGCCGACCGCGGCGCGCAGGCGCGAGGCAGCTGGCAAGCCAGCCTGGCCGCCATCGTCCAGGAGGTGACGCAGTACCACGAGGCCGAGGCCCTGGACGCGGGGGTCGATATCGCGGTGGTAGGCGATGCGTCGGCGCAGGTCGATCGCACCCTGTTTCAGCGCGCCGTGTCGAACCTGGTCTCGAACGCCGTACGCTATGCCGCTCCGGACAGCGTGATCGAGGTCGAGATCAAGCCCGGCAGCGCTGGCGAAATCCTGATCTCGGTGCGCAACGCGGGCGAACCGATACCGGAAGAACATCTGCCGCGGCTTTTCTACCGCTTCTACCGCAGCGACAGCGCGCGTGAGTTCGATGCCAACCATCATGGGCTGGGATTGGCTATCGTCGCCGCGATCGCGCGCATGCACGGCGGCCGCAGCTACGCCAGGTCGGCCAACCGGACCACCACCATAGGCTTCAGCATCGCGGCGGCCGACATTACAGAAACCTAA